One segment of Sphingomonas qomolangmaensis DNA contains the following:
- a CDS encoding SirB1 family protein: MNDDLIQLGLIDDAEILLADAALALALLDHPDTNPAPYYDMIEAAAVRLEAMNGGATDADDRADSLAAVFGDELGFVGDEQSYDDPANADLIRVIDRRRGLPISLSIVYVAAARRLGWEANILDVPGHVLVMVGTEVVPVIVDPFRGGARVGRERLAAMVAASVTGAPAAAAHVSVMPNRAVLVRLLLNQASRAERAGKGRRALELYHRMTIVAPSFAQPWWERARLEMVDGDIAGARVSLTAMLEITRDPAVRQRVTDTLRGLPVA, from the coding sequence CCGCGCTCGCGCTTGCGCTGCTCGATCATCCCGACACCAATCCCGCGCCCTATTACGACATGATCGAAGCCGCCGCGGTGCGGCTCGAGGCAATGAACGGTGGCGCGACCGACGCCGATGACCGCGCCGACAGCCTGGCGGCGGTATTCGGCGACGAGCTCGGCTTCGTCGGCGACGAGCAAAGCTATGACGATCCCGCCAACGCCGACCTGATCCGCGTCATCGATCGCCGCCGCGGGCTGCCGATCAGCCTGTCGATCGTGTATGTCGCGGCGGCGCGCAGGCTTGGCTGGGAGGCCAACATCCTCGACGTGCCGGGGCATGTGCTGGTGATGGTGGGGACCGAGGTGGTGCCGGTGATCGTCGACCCGTTTCGCGGCGGGGCGCGGGTGGGGCGCGAGCGGCTCGCGGCGATGGTGGCGGCGTCGGTGACGGGGGCCCCGGCGGCGGCGGCGCATGTTTCGGTGATGCCAAACCGCGCGGTGCTGGTGCGGCTGTTGCTCAACCAGGCATCGCGCGCCGAACGCGCAGGGAAAGGGCGCCGCGCGCTCGAGCTGTATCACCGGATGACGATCGTCGCGCCGAGCTTCGCGCAACCCTGGTGGGAGCGGGCGCGGCTGGAAATGGTCGATGGCGACATCGCCGGCGCGCGCGTGAGCCTGACCGCGATGCTCGAAATCACGCGCGATCCTGCAGTGCGGCAGCGCGTGACCGACACGCTGCGCGGGTTGCCCGTCGCTTGA
- the ahpC gene encoding alkyl hydroperoxide reductase subunit C: MTLIGSKLKPFTAQAYKQGKFVSVSDTDVAGKWAVFFFYPADFTFVCPTELEDLADVYPTLQRMGVEVFSVSTDTHFSHKAWHDSSPAIGKIDYYMLGDQNHVISNNFQILREGQGLADRGTFVVDPEGVIQLMEVTSEGVGRNAAELLRKIKAAQYIAAHPGEVCPAKWEEGEETLAPSLDLVGKI; this comes from the coding sequence ATGACGCTCATCGGCAGCAAGCTGAAACCATTCACCGCCCAGGCATACAAGCAAGGCAAGTTCGTTTCGGTCAGCGACACCGACGTCGCGGGCAAGTGGGCGGTGTTCTTCTTCTACCCCGCCGATTTCACGTTCGTATGCCCGACCGAGCTGGAAGACCTGGCCGACGTGTACCCCACGCTGCAGCGCATGGGGGTCGAGGTCTTTTCGGTCTCGACCGACACGCATTTCAGCCACAAGGCATGGCATGACAGCTCGCCGGCGATCGGCAAGATCGATTATTACATGCTGGGCGACCAGAACCATGTGATCAGCAACAATTTCCAGATCCTGCGCGAAGGCCAGGGCCTGGCCGATCGCGGCACCTTCGTGGTCGATCCCGAGGGGGTCATCCAGTTGATGGAAGTCACGTCGGAAGGCGTCGGCCGCAACGCCGCAGAGCTGCTGCGCAAGATCAAGGCGGCGCAGTATATCGCGGCGCATCCGGGCGAAGTCTGCCCCGCCAAGTGGGAAGAGGGCGAAGAGACGCTCGCCCCCAGCCTCGACCTGGTCGGCAAGATCTAA
- the ahpF gene encoding alkyl hydroperoxide reductase subunit F yields the protein MLDANLTQQLKAYLVNIREPIELVASLGDDAKSRQMGELLNEIAALSDKVTVVTGHDRRTPSFMIRRVGTDIGVRFAGLPMGHEFTSLVLALLQVGGHPSKAAQDLLDQVRGLEGSYNFETYFSLSCQNCPDVVQALNLMAVLNPGITHTAIDGALFQDEVNERKVMAVPTVYLNGETFGQGRMELEQIVARLDTGASKKAAAKIAQKDAFEVLIVGGGPAGAAAAIYTARKGIRTGIAAERFGGQVLDTMAIENFISVQHTEGPKLVAQLEQHVGDYDVDVMNLQRAQKLIPATSEGGLHEVVLENGASLKARSVILATGARWRQINVPGEEQYKNKGVAYCPHCDGPLFKGKRVAVIGGGNSGVEAAIDLAGIVAHVTLIEYDSALRADAVLQRKLATLPNVQIVTSAMTTEVLGDGEKVTGLVYKDRSGDARHQVALEGIFVQIGLVPNTEWLRGAVGLSQHGEIEVDHRGHTSQPGIFAAGDATTIPFKQIVIAMGDGAKAGLSAFDYLIRLPAEETRDWEQAA from the coding sequence ATGCTCGACGCCAATCTGACGCAGCAGCTGAAGGCCTATCTGGTCAATATTCGCGAGCCGATCGAACTGGTCGCGAGCTTGGGCGACGATGCCAAATCGCGCCAGATGGGCGAACTACTGAACGAAATCGCCGCGCTGTCGGACAAGGTAACCGTCGTCACCGGGCACGACCGCCGCACCCCCAGCTTCATGATCCGCCGCGTCGGCACCGACATCGGCGTTCGCTTCGCCGGCCTGCCGATGGGGCATGAATTCACGAGCCTGGTGCTGGCGCTGCTCCAGGTGGGCGGCCATCCTTCGAAGGCGGCGCAGGACCTGCTCGATCAGGTCCGCGGGCTCGAGGGCAGCTATAATTTCGAGACCTATTTCTCGCTGTCGTGCCAGAACTGCCCCGACGTCGTGCAGGCGCTGAACCTGATGGCGGTGCTCAACCCCGGCATCACCCACACCGCGATCGACGGCGCGCTGTTCCAGGACGAGGTCAACGAGCGCAAGGTGATGGCGGTGCCGACCGTCTATCTGAACGGCGAAACCTTCGGCCAAGGCCGGATGGAGCTCGAGCAGATCGTCGCGCGGCTGGACACGGGCGCGAGCAAGAAGGCCGCGGCCAAGATCGCGCAGAAGGACGCGTTCGAGGTGCTGATCGTCGGCGGCGGCCCTGCGGGTGCGGCGGCGGCGATCTATACCGCGCGCAAGGGCATCCGCACCGGCATCGCCGCCGAGCGCTTCGGCGGTCAGGTGCTCGACACGATGGCGATCGAGAATTTCATCTCGGTCCAGCATACCGAGGGCCCCAAGCTCGTCGCGCAGCTCGAACAGCATGTCGGCGACTATGACGTCGACGTGATGAACCTGCAGCGCGCGCAGAAGCTGATCCCGGCGACCAGCGAAGGCGGGCTGCACGAAGTGGTGCTCGAAAACGGGGCGTCGCTCAAGGCGCGGTCGGTGATCCTGGCGACCGGCGCGCGCTGGCGGCAGATCAACGTGCCCGGCGAGGAGCAGTACAAGAACAAGGGCGTCGCCTATTGCCCGCATTGCGACGGCCCGCTGTTCAAGGGCAAGCGCGTTGCCGTGATCGGCGGCGGCAATTCGGGGGTCGAGGCCGCGATCGACCTTGCCGGCATCGTCGCGCATGTGACGCTGATCGAATATGACAGCGCTCTGCGCGCCGATGCGGTGCTCCAGCGCAAGCTGGCGACGCTGCCCAACGTCCAGATCGTCACGTCGGCGATGACCACCGAAGTCTTGGGCGACGGCGAAAAGGTAACCGGGCTGGTCTACAAGGACCGCAGTGGCGACGCGAGGCATCAGGTCGCGCTCGAGGGCATCTTCGTCCAGATCGGGCTGGTGCCCAACACTGAGTGGCTGCGCGGCGCGGTGGGCTTGAGCCAGCATGGCGAGATCGAGGTCGATCATCGCGGCCACACCTCGCAGCCGGGGATCTTCGCGGCGGGCGACGCCACCACGATCCCGTTCAAGCAGATCGTCATCGCGATGGGCGACGGGGCAAAGGCGGGGCTGTCGGCGTTCGATTATCTGATCCGCTTGCCTGCGGAAGAGACGCGCGATTGGGAACAGGCGGCTTGA
- a CDS encoding glycoside hydrolase family 3 protein, protein MQGFHRLLGSATGIALAFAIAGSALAQTVPAPPPEATVHPELWPQGNWPYKPDAAMEKRIADLIARMTIEEKVGQVVQADIASVTPADARRYHLGSILNGGNSAPGGDEFAPAAEWLKLADSFYTASVDRSDGRVGIPIIWGTDAVHGHSNIVGATLFPHNIGLGAMRDPVLIKKIAQATAKEIRATGIEWTFAPTITVPQDLRWGRAYEGYSSDPKLVASYVGEFIAGLQGKPSATPILQGPYVLASTKHFLADGGTEGGRDQGDARVSETELRDTHGVPYVQAINAGVQTVMTSFSSWNGEKIAGHKGLVTDVLKERMGFGGFVVSDWNAHGQIQGCTNASCPRALNAGLDMYMAPDSWKPLWESLVAQAKSGQVPMARLDDAVAKILRVKMRAGLFDMGKPSSRPLSGQFELLGSPEHRAIAREAVRKSLVLLKNNGSLLPLKPGANILVAGDGADDIARQAGGWTLTWQGTGIDPKHFPGATSIWNGIDGAVKAAGGTARLSPDGSFTGRKPDAAIVVFGETPYAEFQGDIATLELKPELRGPLATMKKLKAQGVPVVALMLSGRPLFVNPEINAADAFVAAWLPGSEGAGVADVLLRNRSGAVAHDFTGTLSFAWPATADAKGKTLFERGYGLKAGSRTVVPQLSEDPGVQQQAQAGVYMDKGLPAASWSLVVGDPGGSSTRVTTLPADAANGRVRVTATDFGVQEGARRFAFDGKGPAVVALTNVAAVDTTRETNGDVLLVSTIRVDQAPRAPVTLAMRSGPAQAGIALGRMEQFKPGAWTTLGVPLKCFRAGGANMAAIDTPLAVTSEGAFTFSLARVALGTDAEVKLSCGGLP, encoded by the coding sequence ATGCAGGGTTTTCATCGGCTGCTGGGCAGCGCCACGGGTATCGCGCTGGCCTTTGCGATTGCGGGGTCCGCGCTCGCGCAGACGGTGCCCGCACCGCCGCCCGAGGCCACGGTCCATCCCGAACTCTGGCCGCAAGGCAATTGGCCCTACAAGCCCGACGCGGCGATGGAAAAGCGCATCGCCGACCTGATCGCGCGGATGACGATCGAGGAGAAGGTCGGCCAGGTGGTGCAGGCCGACATCGCGTCGGTCACCCCCGCCGACGCGCGCCGCTATCATCTGGGCTCGATCCTCAACGGCGGCAATTCGGCGCCTGGGGGCGACGAGTTCGCGCCCGCCGCCGAATGGCTCAAGCTCGCTGACAGCTTCTACACCGCCTCGGTCGATCGCAGCGATGGCCGGGTCGGCATCCCGATCATTTGGGGCACCGATGCGGTGCACGGTCATTCGAACATCGTCGGCGCGACGTTGTTCCCGCATAATATCGGGCTGGGGGCGATGCGCGACCCGGTGCTGATCAAGAAGATCGCGCAGGCGACCGCCAAGGAAATCCGCGCGACCGGGATCGAATGGACCTTCGCGCCGACGATCACCGTGCCGCAGGACCTGCGCTGGGGCCGCGCCTATGAAGGCTATTCGTCGGACCCCAAGCTGGTCGCGAGCTATGTCGGCGAATTCATCGCGGGGCTGCAGGGCAAGCCCTCGGCGACGCCGATCCTGCAAGGGCCGTATGTGCTGGCATCGACCAAGCATTTCCTCGCCGATGGCGGCACCGAGGGCGGGCGCGATCAGGGCGATGCTCGGGTGAGCGAGACCGAGCTGCGCGACACCCACGGCGTGCCCTATGTCCAGGCGATCAACGCCGGGGTGCAGACGGTGATGACCAGCTTTTCGAGCTGGAACGGCGAGAAGATCGCCGGCCACAAGGGGCTGGTCACTGACGTGCTGAAGGAACGAATGGGCTTTGGCGGCTTCGTCGTCAGCGACTGGAACGCACATGGCCAGATCCAGGGCTGCACCAACGCCAGCTGCCCGCGCGCACTCAACGCCGGGCTCGACATGTATATGGCTCCCGACAGCTGGAAGCCGCTCTGGGAAAGCCTGGTCGCGCAGGCCAAGAGCGGGCAGGTGCCGATGGCGCGGCTCGACGATGCGGTCGCCAAGATCCTGCGGGTGAAGATGCGCGCGGGGCTGTTCGACATGGGCAAGCCGTCGAGCCGACCGCTCTCCGGCCAGTTCGAGCTGCTCGGTAGCCCCGAGCACCGCGCGATCGCGCGCGAGGCGGTGCGCAAGTCGCTGGTGCTGCTCAAGAACAACGGCAGCCTGTTGCCGCTCAAGCCGGGTGCCAATATCCTGGTCGCGGGCGACGGCGCCGACGATATCGCGCGCCAGGCGGGCGGCTGGACGCTGACGTGGCAGGGGACAGGGATCGATCCCAAGCATTTTCCCGGCGCGACCTCGATCTGGAATGGGATCGACGGCGCGGTGAAGGCCGCGGGCGGGACCGCGCGGCTGTCGCCCGACGGCAGTTTCACCGGCAGGAAGCCCGATGCCGCGATCGTGGTGTTCGGCGAAACCCCCTATGCCGAATTCCAGGGCGATATCGCGACGCTCGAGCTCAAGCCGGAATTGCGCGGGCCGCTGGCGACGATGAAGAAGCTCAAGGCGCAAGGGGTGCCCGTCGTCGCGCTGATGCTGAGCGGGCGGCCGTTGTTCGTGAATCCCGAGATCAACGCCGCCGACGCGTTCGTCGCGGCGTGGCTACCGGGGTCCGAAGGGGCGGGGGTCGCCGACGTCCTGCTGCGCAACCGCAGCGGCGCGGTGGCGCACGACTTCACCGGCACGCTGAGCTTCGCCTGGCCCGCGACCGCCGATGCCAAGGGCAAGACGCTGTTCGAGCGCGGCTATGGCTTGAAGGCGGGCAGCCGCACGGTGGTGCCGCAGCTGTCCGAGGACCCCGGCGTCCAGCAACAGGCGCAGGCGGGGGTGTATATGGACAAGGGGCTGCCCGCGGCGAGCTGGTCGCTGGTGGTGGGTGATCCCGGCGGCAGCAGCACTCGGGTGACGACGCTGCCCGCCGATGCCGCCAATGGCCGCGTCCGCGTGACCGCCACCGATTTCGGCGTGCAGGAAGGCGCAAGGCGCTTCGCGTTCGACGGCAAGGGGCCGGCGGTAGTGGCGCTGACCAACGTCGCCGCGGTCGATACGACGCGCGAAACCAATGGCGACGTGCTGCTGGTCAGCACGATCCGCGTCGATCAGGCCCCCCGCGCGCCGGTGACGCTGGCGATGCGATCGGGTCCGGCGCAGGCGGGGATCGCGCTCGGGCGGATGGAGCAGTTCAAGCCCGGCGCCTGGACGACACTCGGCGTGCCGCTCAAATGCTTCCGCGCTGGGGGCGCGAACATGGCGGCGATCGATACCCCGCTGGCGGTGACGAGCGAGGGCGCGTTCACCTTCAGCCTGGCGCGGGTCGCGCTGGGGACCGATGCTGAGGTGAAACTGAGCTGCGGCGGGCTTCCTTAA
- a CDS encoding DUF2842 domain-containing protein: MNPSWRKPAGMFAILALILVWVVLIASFAGTISQLHWTLQAIVYLVTGIVWILPLKPLLRWMELGTWR; the protein is encoded by the coding sequence ATGAACCCCAGTTGGCGCAAGCCCGCCGGCATGTTCGCGATCCTCGCGCTGATCCTGGTGTGGGTCGTGCTGATCGCGAGCTTCGCCGGCACGATCAGCCAGCTGCACTGGACGCTGCAGGCGATCGTCTATCTGGTCACCGGCATCGTATGGATCCTGCCGCTCAAGCCGCTGCTGCGCTGGATGGAACTCGGCACCTGGCGGTAG
- a CDS encoding 5-formyltetrahydrofolate cyclo-ligase: MAGPPPALMIEDKRAMRARIRAERDAFVGAIQSPSRLREGLGEGMSTSAVAGDAAQPLPRPLPQTGGGRKILPPPAYLARLTPGTIVAAYIPLGSEADPAALIAAARASRCTLALPHVIDRTTPMRFLEWHPAAPLEPGIFGLQQPPATAREVAPDIVLVPLVAFDAALHRLGQGAGYYDRALAGLPDAWRLGIAWSVQQVPQVPVDPWDIPLHGVVTERSVFLREKLE; the protein is encoded by the coding sequence ATGGCGGGCCCGCCACCTGCCCTCATGATTGAAGACAAGCGAGCGATGCGCGCGCGCATCCGCGCCGAGCGCGACGCATTCGTCGGCGCGATCCAATCCCCCTCCCGCTTGCGCGAGGGGCTAGGGGAGGGCATGTCCACGAGCGCCGTCGCTGGAGACGCCGCCCAACCCCTCCCCCGACCCCTCCCGCAAACGGGAGGGGGGCGGAAGATCCTTCCGCCCCCGGCCTATCTCGCCCGGCTTACACCCGGCACGATCGTAGCCGCCTACATCCCCCTCGGCAGCGAAGCCGACCCGGCGGCCTTGATCGCCGCAGCCCGCGCAAGCCGCTGCACCCTTGCGCTTCCGCACGTGATCGACCGCACCACCCCGATGCGCTTCCTCGAATGGCACCCTGCCGCCCCGCTCGAACCCGGCATCTTCGGCCTCCAACAGCCCCCCGCCACCGCGCGCGAAGTCGCCCCCGACATCGTCCTCGTCCCGCTGGTCGCGTTCGACGCTGCGCTCCACCGCCTGGGGCAGGGTGCGGGCTATTATGATCGCGCGCTCGCGGGCTTGCCCGATGCCTGGCGGCTCGGCATCGCCTGGTCGGTGCAGCAAGTGCCGCAGGTCCCGGTTGACCCCTGGGACATCCCGCTGCACGGCGTCGTCACCGAACGATCGGTCTTTCTACGGGAGAAGCTCGAATGA
- a CDS encoding cell division protein ZapA, with protein sequence MAEVTLTIAGRDHKIACRDGEEAQLRALAGKLEAHGAAALRASGGLSGERTMLFIALMLADQLAEQEVAPPSGIPPMLLDRIADRLEAVASALEDDGGTH encoded by the coding sequence ATGGCCGAAGTCACGCTCACGATCGCCGGCCGCGACCACAAGATCGCCTGCCGCGACGGCGAGGAAGCGCAGCTGCGCGCGCTGGCGGGCAAGCTCGAAGCGCACGGCGCTGCCGCATTGCGGGCCTCGGGCGGCCTGAGCGGCGAGCGCACGATGCTGTTCATCGCGCTGATGCTGGCCGACCAGCTCGCCGAACAGGAAGTCGCCCCGCCCAGCGGCATTCCGCCGATGCTGCTCGATCGGATCGCCGACCGTCTCGAAGCCGTCGCATCGGCCCTTGAGGATGACGGCGGAACGCACTAG
- the tkt gene encoding transketolase, whose translation MHPTDSDCANAIRALAMDAVEAANSGHPGMPMGMADVATVLWQRYLKHDPADPHWPDRDRFILSAGHGSMLVYSLLHLSGYARPTLDDLKNFRQSDSPCAGHPENFMLEGIEATTGPLGQGFAMAVGFAIAERQLNATFDDALVDHKTWVIAGDGCLMEGINHEAVGLAGHLKLGRLNVLWDDNRITIDGAVSLSSSEDIPARYRASGWHVAECDGHDFDDIARAIDEALASDLPSLVRCRTIIGKGAPTKAGTSGSHGSPLGAKEIEGARAALGWAHEAFVVPDDIRQTWLAAGERSADDHAAWKQRLASHSDRAEFERRMAGTLPEGFSLDDYIAGLLADPKKVATRKASEMALEALTAALPETIGGSADLTGSNNTRTKATGPLNAENYGGRYVSYGIREFGMAAAMNGMALHGGVIPYGGTFLVFADYCRPAIRLSALQNTRVVYVMTHDSIGLGEDGPTHQPIEHLTSLRLIPGLDVYRPCDTIETAECWQLSVERSDGPSLLALSRQNLPQLRTEAAENWSARGAYRLQAAEAPRRVVLIATGSEVEIAVAVRAALEADGIGADVVSMPCWSRFDAQPADYRNDVLPHAKPEELLRVSIEAGTTLGWERYTTVDGLRFGIDRFGASGPAPELYAKFGLTPENITQAVKARLQATEN comes from the coding sequence ATGCACCCAACCGACAGCGACTGCGCCAACGCCATCCGCGCGCTTGCCATGGACGCGGTAGAGGCCGCCAATTCGGGGCATCCCGGCATGCCGATGGGCATGGCCGATGTCGCGACGGTGCTGTGGCAGCGCTATCTGAAGCACGATCCCGCCGATCCGCACTGGCCCGATCGCGACCGCTTCATCCTGTCGGCGGGGCATGGATCGATGCTGGTATACAGCCTGCTCCACCTTAGCGGCTATGCGCGCCCGACGCTCGATGATCTCAAGAACTTCCGCCAGTCGGATTCGCCCTGCGCGGGGCACCCCGAGAATTTCATGCTCGAAGGCATCGAGGCGACGACCGGGCCGCTGGGGCAGGGCTTTGCGATGGCGGTCGGCTTCGCGATCGCCGAGCGCCAGCTCAACGCGACCTTCGACGACGCGCTGGTCGACCACAAGACCTGGGTGATCGCGGGCGACGGCTGCCTGATGGAAGGCATCAACCACGAAGCCGTCGGGCTTGCCGGACATCTGAAGCTCGGCCGTCTCAACGTGCTTTGGGACGACAACCGGATCACGATCGACGGCGCGGTATCGCTGTCGTCGAGCGAGGACATCCCCGCGCGCTATCGCGCCAGCGGCTGGCATGTCGCCGAATGCGACGGCCATGATTTCGACGACATCGCACGCGCGATCGACGAGGCGCTGGCGAGCGACCTGCCGTCGCTGGTCCGTTGCCGGACGATCATCGGCAAGGGCGCGCCGACCAAGGCGGGCACCTCGGGCAGTCATGGTTCGCCGCTGGGGGCCAAGGAAATCGAGGGCGCGCGAGCGGCGTTGGGCTGGGCGCACGAGGCGTTCGTGGTGCCCGACGATATCCGCCAGACCTGGCTGGCTGCGGGCGAGCGTTCGGCAGACGATCATGCCGCGTGGAAGCAGCGGCTCGCAAGCCATTCGGATCGTGCCGAATTCGAGCGCCGGATGGCGGGCACGCTGCCCGAGGGCTTCTCGCTCGACGACTATATCGCGGGCCTGCTCGCCGACCCCAAGAAGGTCGCGACGCGCAAGGCGTCGGAAATGGCGCTCGAGGCGCTGACCGCGGCGCTGCCCGAGACGATCGGCGGATCGGCCGATCTCACCGGATCGAACAACACCCGCACCAAGGCGACCGGACCACTCAACGCCGAGAATTATGGCGGGCGCTACGTCTCCTACGGCATCCGCGAGTTCGGCATGGCGGCGGCGATGAACGGCATGGCGCTGCATGGCGGGGTGATCCCCTATGGCGGCACCTTCCTCGTCTTCGCCGATTATTGCCGCCCAGCGATCCGCCTGTCGGCGCTGCAGAATACGCGCGTCGTCTACGTCATGACGCATGACTCGATCGGCCTGGGCGAAGATGGCCCGACGCACCAGCCGATCGAGCATTTGACCAGCCTGCGGCTGATCCCCGGGCTCGACGTGTATCGGCCGTGCGACACGATCGAGACCGCCGAATGCTGGCAGCTGTCGGTCGAGCGCAGCGACGGGCCGTCGCTGTTGGCGCTTAGCCGCCAGAACCTGCCGCAATTGCGCACCGAAGCCGCCGAGAACTGGTCGGCGCGCGGCGCGTATCGCCTGCAGGCCGCCGAGGCGCCGCGCCGCGTAGTGCTGATTGCCACCGGTTCGGAGGTGGAGATCGCGGTCGCGGTGCGCGCGGCGCTTGAAGCCGACGGGATCGGCGCCGATGTGGTGTCGATGCCGTGCTGGTCGCGCTTCGACGCGCAGCCCGCCGACTATCGCAACGACGTGCTGCCGCACGCCAAGCCCGAGGAACTGCTTCGCGTGTCGATCGAGGCGGGCACGACCTTGGGGTGGGAGCGCTACACGACGGTCGACGGGCTTCGGTTCGGCATCGATCGCTTCGGCGCCTCGGGCCCCGCGCCCGAGCTGTACGCAAAGTTCGGCCTTACGCCCGAGAACATCACGCAAGCCGTCAAGGCACGGCTGCAAGCCACGGAGAATTAA
- the gap gene encoding type I glyceraldehyde-3-phosphate dehydrogenase — MTKVAINGFGRIGRLVARAILERPDCGLELVTINDLADAKSNAWLFSRDSVHGRYPGEVSADGNDLVVDGKRIRVTAERDPANLPHAEQGVELVLECTGFFADKASCQKHIDAGAKKVLISAPGKNVDLTVVYGVNHEKLTADHVIVSNASCTTNCLAPVAKVLNDSIGIERGLMTTVHAYTNDQKILDQIHPDLRRARAAAMSMIPTTTGAARAVAEVLPELKGKLDGSAIRVPVPDGSLIDLTFTPSRDTTKEEVNALLKAAAEGPMKGVLEYSDEPLVSIDIVHTPFSSTVDSLETTVIDGKLVRVVSWYDNEWGFSNRMVDTASAMAKLG; from the coding sequence ATGACCAAGGTAGCGATCAACGGCTTCGGACGAATCGGCCGCCTGGTGGCGCGCGCCATCCTCGAGCGCCCCGATTGCGGGCTCGAACTGGTGACGATCAACGACCTGGCCGACGCGAAGTCGAACGCGTGGCTGTTCAGCCGTGATTCGGTGCATGGCCGCTATCCGGGCGAGGTCTCGGCCGACGGCAACGACCTGGTAGTCGACGGCAAGCGCATCCGCGTCACCGCCGAGCGCGACCCGGCGAACCTGCCGCACGCCGAACAGGGCGTCGAACTCGTGCTCGAATGCACCGGGTTCTTCGCCGACAAGGCTTCGTGCCAGAAGCATATCGATGCAGGCGCCAAGAAGGTGCTGATCTCGGCACCGGGCAAGAATGTCGACCTGACGGTGGTGTATGGCGTCAACCATGAGAAGCTGACCGCCGATCATGTGATCGTGTCGAACGCCAGCTGCACCACCAACTGCCTGGCGCCGGTCGCCAAGGTGCTGAACGATTCGATCGGCATCGAGCGCGGGCTGATGACGACGGTGCATGCCTATACCAACGACCAGAAGATCCTCGACCAGATCCACCCCGATCTGCGACGGGCGCGTGCGGCGGCGATGTCGATGATCCCGACGACGACGGGCGCCGCGCGCGCGGTGGCCGAAGTGCTGCCCGAACTGAAGGGCAAGCTCGACGGTTCGGCGATCCGCGTGCCCGTGCCTGATGGCAGCCTGATCGACCTGACCTTCACGCCGTCGCGCGACACGACCAAGGAAGAGGTCAACGCGCTGCTGAAGGCCGCCGCCGAGGGGCCGATGAAGGGCGTGCTCGAATATAGCGACGAGCCGCTGGTTTCGATCGACATCGTCCACACGCCGTTCTCGTCGACGGTCGACAGCCTCGAGACGACGGTGATCGACGGCAAGCTGGTGCGCGTCGTCAGCTGGTACGACAATGAATGGGGCTTCTCGAACCGCATGGTCGATACCGCCAGCGCGATGGCGAAGCTGGGCTGA
- a CDS encoding MOSC domain-containing protein, producing the protein MTGRLLGIARHGRPRGPIETLEKVAVSVEGGLAGDFRGTVKPGGRGRRQVSLMEARHWAAAMDELGHDLPWWNRRCNLLVDGIALPRVPGSRLRIGDVVIEIIQECDPCSRMEQLLPGLEAALTPDWRGGALGRVIAGGEIAVGDEIGMDAGRPE; encoded by the coding sequence TTGACCGGTCGGCTGTTGGGCATTGCGCGCCATGGCCGGCCGCGCGGGCCGATCGAGACGCTCGAGAAGGTCGCGGTGTCGGTCGAAGGCGGCCTTGCGGGCGACTTTCGCGGCACGGTGAAACCCGGCGGGCGCGGACGGCGGCAGGTGTCGCTGATGGAAGCGCGACACTGGGCGGCGGCGATGGACGAACTGGGGCACGACCTGCCGTGGTGGAACCGCCGCTGCAACCTGCTGGTCGACGGAATCGCGCTGCCGCGCGTGCCGGGTAGCCGGCTTCGGATCGGCGACGTGGTGATCGAGATCATTCAGGAATGCGATCCGTGCAGCCGGATGGAGCAGCTGCTGCCGGGGCTCGAGGCGGCGTTGACCCCCGATTGGCGCGGTGGCGCGTTGGGCCGGGTGATCGCCGGCGGCGAGATTGCGGTGGGCGACGAAATTGGGATGGACGCCGGTCGTCCTGAGTAG